From Bacillota bacterium, the proteins below share one genomic window:
- a CDS encoding glycine betaine ABC transporter substrate-binding protein, whose translation MVVTGCGNTGGEKQDGESTAKGETIDIGVFNWAENIAAVNLWKLVLEEEGYDVKLIEGEKQPLFAAVASGDLDLACEVWLPNTDEPFAEKYKGNGWEVLEPWYEGTYLGLVVPEYVEIDSITELNANKDKYIVNGEPSIVGIDGGASLMRMTEEAIKSYDLDLRLIESSGPAMTATLKQSIEEKKPVVVTLWSPHWAFADFDLKYLEDPEGIYGEKEKIYPVGHEGFSEKYPTVTKWLNNWHMDDQSLGSLMSTINDAGDPAEGAKIWLEENRDLVNEWLEK comes from the coding sequence ATGGTAGTAACCGGTTGCGGCAATACCGGAGGAGAAAAACAAGATGGGGAGTCCACAGCCAAAGGTGAAACTATTGATATAGGGGTTTTCAACTGGGCTGAGAACATTGCCGCGGTGAACTTATGGAAGCTGGTTTTGGAAGAGGAAGGATATGACGTAAAATTAATTGAAGGGGAAAAACAGCCACTTTTTGCCGCTGTGGCCAGTGGAGATTTGGACTTAGCTTGTGAAGTATGGCTTCCCAATACAGATGAGCCCTTCGCTGAGAAATATAAGGGTAACGGCTGGGAAGTCCTTGAGCCCTGGTATGAAGGGACGTATCTTGGTTTAGTAGTACCGGAATATGTAGAAATAGACAGTATTACGGAATTAAACGCCAATAAAGATAAATATATTGTGAACGGTGAGCCCTCTATTGTGGGCATAGACGGAGGAGCCAGCCTGATGCGAATGACTGAAGAAGCCATTAAAAGTTATGATCTGGATTTGAGGCTTATAGAGTCATCCGGACCGGCTATGACCGCAACTTTGAAACAATCTATTGAAGAAAAGAAACCGGTGGTAGTTACACTATGGAGTCCCCACTGGGCCTTCGCTGATTTTGATCTTAAATACCTGGAAGACCCTGAAGGAATCTACGGTGAAAAAGAAAAAATTTATCCCGTGGGTCACGAAGGATTTAGTGAGAAATATCCTACTGTTACCAAGTGGCTGAATAACTGGCACATGGATGACCAATCCCTGGGCAGCTTGATGTCTACTATTAATGACGCGGGCGATCCGGCCGAAGGTGCAAAAATTTGGTTGGAAGAGAACCGTGACCTTGTAAATGAATGGCTCGAAAAATAA
- a CDS encoding ferredoxin, translating to MANRQIVKINEEKCNGCGLCVSPCAEGAIEIVDGKAKVIKEELCDGAGFCIGTCPQGALTLEEREAPNFSEEAVERHQQNKSSNYIAQKCFRCGRNEDEVPVLPCRSEGKSIWVCTKCLPGLIHG from the coding sequence GTGGCCAACAGGCAAATAGTTAAAATCAATGAAGAGAAATGCAATGGTTGCGGTTTGTGCGTGAGCCCGTGTGCTGAAGGTGCAATAGAAATAGTAGATGGCAAAGCAAAAGTGATTAAGGAAGAATTGTGTGATGGGGCCGGATTCTGCATCGGTACATGCCCACAAGGAGCCTTGACCCTCGAAGAGCGGGAGGCACCTAACTTTTCGGAAGAAGCTGTGGAAAGACACCAGCAAAACAAGTCATCCAATTATATTGCACAAAAGTGCTTCCGCTGCGGCCGCAACGAGGATGAAGTACCTGTTTTACCCTGCCGCAGTGAGGGGAAAAGTATATGGGTTTGTACTAAGTGCCTGCCGGGATTGATACATGGTTAA
- a CDS encoding pyridoxal phosphate-dependent aminotransferase, which translates to MPIATKIDKFLESASWIRKMFEEGEKLRRIHGPENVFDFTIGNPNVEPPQAFKQELKRIAAEPESGMHRYMSNAGYENTRAAVAKVLAEDSGLSFTPENVIMTVGAGGGLNVVLKALLNPGEEVIILAPYFVEYKFYIDNHSGTVKEVSTREDFSLDLEAIAKAIGPNTRAMIINTPNNPTGKVYSEQELEQLGDLLEQKEKELNRALYVISDEPYAKISYDGIKVPSIFKYIKRSILVTSHSKDLALPGERIGYAAVSPQMEDAGHVMEGLVFCNRTLGFVNAPALAQRLVTPLQRETVDIAAYQEKRDILYDNLTRLGYKMVKPQGAFYLFPQSPIPDDVEFIDKAQKYNLLLVPGSGFGKPGYFRISYCIDKQVILNSFTAFEKLAREVGILA; encoded by the coding sequence ATGCCTATAGCCACAAAAATTGACAAGTTTTTGGAAAGTGCTTCCTGGATACGAAAAATGTTTGAGGAAGGTGAAAAACTGCGGCGCATTCACGGACCTGAAAATGTGTTTGACTTTACTATTGGTAATCCTAACGTTGAGCCGCCCCAAGCATTTAAACAAGAGTTAAAGAGAATTGCTGCCGAACCCGAATCGGGGATGCACCGCTACATGAGCAATGCCGGTTATGAAAATACCAGGGCCGCAGTTGCCAAAGTGCTGGCCGAAGATTCCGGTCTGTCTTTCACACCGGAAAACGTTATCATGACCGTCGGTGCCGGCGGTGGGCTCAACGTTGTATTAAAAGCTTTATTAAATCCGGGGGAAGAAGTTATTATCCTAGCTCCCTACTTCGTAGAATACAAATTTTACATAGATAATCACAGTGGGACGGTTAAAGAGGTTTCCACACGGGAAGATTTTTCCTTGGACCTGGAAGCAATAGCTAAAGCTATTGGTCCCAATACTCGTGCGATGATCATAAATACACCTAATAATCCTACCGGCAAAGTATATTCTGAGCAAGAATTGGAACAACTAGGCGACCTGCTGGAACAAAAAGAAAAAGAACTGAACCGCGCGCTATATGTTATATCCGATGAGCCTTACGCCAAAATTTCTTATGATGGGATTAAAGTGCCAAGCATTTTTAAGTATATTAAAAGATCCATATTAGTAACATCTCACAGCAAAGACTTGGCCCTTCCCGGCGAGCGTATCGGCTATGCAGCCGTTAGCCCACAGATGGAGGATGCAGGACATGTAATGGAAGGACTTGTTTTCTGCAACCGTACTTTGGGCTTTGTAAACGCACCTGCTCTAGCCCAGCGTCTTGTCACTCCACTACAGCGTGAAACAGTTGATATAGCGGCATATCAAGAAAAAAGGGATATCTTATATGACAATTTAACTCGCCTGGGTTATAAAATGGTAAAACCTCAAGGTGCTTTCTATCTCTTTCCTCAGTCCCCTATACCTGACGATGTGGAATTTATAGATAAGGCGCAAAAATATAATTTACTGCTGGTTCCTGGCAGCGGGTTTGGCAAGCCCGGCTATTTCCGCATTTCTTACTGCATAGACAAACAAGTAATATTAAACTCCTTTACCGCTTTCGAAAAACTGGCACGTGAAGTAGGAATCTTGGCGTAA
- the pabB gene encoding aminodeoxychorismate synthase, component I — MPILPLVKRLNLKGDVLSLYNPLQGLTFSFLLDSGMTVQGLGHYSFVGATPFMTLEVKDGRIKVNRNGEMSAYEGCPLEELRRYMKEFAQAPINPSFPFNGGAVGYFSYDLGRYLEKMPSQAVDDLQTPDCCFGFYDVIGLIDHHQEAVYIISTGLPEKGEQALFRAQARLKEFESMLGAQVINHTVTPANGTLERHFTPKEYMNAVQKVVDYIHAGDIFQANLSQRFSINYKGDPWALYCKLHEINPAPFAAYLNFGDFRVISASPERYLKIDGQKVETRPIKGTRPRGKTPQQDEKLRAELWNSAKDRAELMMIVDLERNDLGRICRIGSVRVPELLRLEEYATVFHLVSTVEGELPDDKDFIDTLRAVFPGGSITGAPKIRAMEIIEELEPVRRGIYTGSIGYLGFDGQVDLNIVIRTIISKGEKLYFQVGGGITADSDPAAEYDETLDKARALMRALGLE; from the coding sequence TTGCCAATCTTGCCGCTGGTCAAGCGTCTTAACCTAAAGGGGGATGTTCTTTCCCTTTATAACCCGCTGCAGGGCTTAACCTTTAGTTTCTTATTGGATTCCGGGATGACTGTACAAGGTTTGGGCCATTATTCTTTTGTTGGTGCCACACCCTTTATGACTCTTGAGGTTAAGGACGGTAGAATAAAGGTGAACCGGAATGGGGAAATGAGCGCATACGAGGGCTGTCCCTTGGAAGAACTTCGACGTTACATGAAGGAGTTTGCACAGGCACCCATTAACCCAAGCTTTCCTTTTAACGGTGGTGCGGTGGGTTATTTTAGCTATGATCTGGGGCGCTATCTGGAAAAGATGCCGTCGCAAGCTGTGGACGATCTGCAAACGCCCGATTGTTGCTTTGGTTTCTATGATGTTATTGGCTTAATTGATCACCACCAGGAGGCAGTGTATATTATATCAACCGGGTTGCCTGAAAAAGGAGAACAGGCTTTGTTTAGGGCTCAGGCACGCCTGAAAGAATTCGAAAGCATGTTGGGCGCCCAAGTGATAAATCATACGGTCACACCGGCCAACGGAACTCTGGAGAGACATTTTACCCCAAAAGAGTACATGAACGCTGTGCAGAAAGTGGTTGATTACATTCACGCCGGAGATATTTTCCAGGCTAATTTATCGCAACGATTTTCTATTAATTATAAGGGAGACCCGTGGGCACTGTATTGCAAACTGCACGAAATTAATCCGGCACCCTTTGCCGCTTATCTAAATTTTGGCGATTTTAGGGTTATATCCGCGTCCCCGGAGCGGTATTTGAAAATTGACGGCCAAAAAGTTGAAACCAGGCCTATTAAGGGTACCAGGCCACGGGGCAAAACACCGCAGCAGGATGAAAAGTTAAGAGCAGAGCTCTGGAATAGCGCCAAAGATAGGGCAGAACTGATGATGATAGTTGACTTAGAGCGAAACGACTTGGGGCGAATTTGCAGGATTGGATCGGTGCGGGTACCTGAATTGCTGCGCTTGGAAGAGTATGCCACAGTTTTTCACCTTGTATCCACCGTGGAGGGAGAACTGCCGGATGACAAGGATTTTATTGATACTTTAAGGGCTGTCTTTCCGGGTGGGTCAATAACCGGAGCACCAAAAATAAGGGCCATGGAAATAATTGAGGAGTTAGAGCCGGTACGCAGGGGAATCTATACCGGTTCTATAGGATACCTGGGCTTTGATGGGCAAGTGGATTTGAATATAGTGATAAGAACTATTATTTCCAAGGGGGAAAAGCTCTATTTTCAGGTAGGGGGCGGTATAACCGCTGACTCTGACCCTGCGGCGGAATATGATGAAACGTTGGATAAAGCCAGAGCACTGATGAGAGCTTTGGGCTTGGAATAA
- a CDS encoding NUDIX hydrolase: protein MCGGKLDYQNNRGMYRLTCTSCTYIFYENPIVGVACIVIDDNGQILLGRRKRGQYKGLWCIPCGFVEYEEDVHSAAVREFKEETNLDVKIIRVYTVNSNFHDPANHTVGIWFLTQVVGGCMEAGDDLDAVNYFNLDNLPPLAFPTDNIVINQIRKDSERKINSN from the coding sequence ATGTGTGGTGGCAAATTAGACTATCAGAATAACCGCGGCATGTACAGGCTCACCTGTACTTCATGTACTTATATTTTCTATGAGAACCCCATTGTCGGAGTTGCTTGCATTGTAATTGATGATAATGGCCAAATTCTTCTGGGAAGGAGGAAGAGAGGCCAGTATAAAGGATTGTGGTGTATACCATGCGGGTTCGTGGAATACGAAGAAGATGTGCATAGTGCTGCTGTGCGCGAATTTAAAGAAGAGACAAACCTGGATGTTAAGATAATCAGAGTTTATACCGTAAATTCTAATTTTCATGACCCAGCAAATCATACCGTGGGGATTTGGTTTCTTACACAAGTAGTTGGGGGGTGCATGGAAGCAGGGGATGATCTTGATGCGGTAAACTATTTTAATCTTGACAATTTACCACCTCTTGCTTTTCCAACCGATAATATAGTTATCAATCAGATACGGAAGGATTCGGAAAGAAAAATAAATTCCAATTGA
- the ltaE gene encoding low-specificity L-threonine aldolase, translating into MRVIDLRSDTVTLPCDKMREAMANAAVGDDVYGEDPTVNELQVKAAQLAGKEAALFVPSGTAGNLIAVLTHSERGQEVILDKEGHIYYYEVGSAAMFGGVQLNTVAGLLSENGPEVLAKAFRPANLHFPPTGLVCLENTFNRGGGTVMSAKTMSKMYNMCKERNLNVHLDGARIFHAATASGVNVKEFTRSCDSVMFCLSKGLGAPVGSLLAGSEEFIEKALRYRKALGGGLRQAGILAAAGLVALENITRLSEDHANAGRLAQALNDLPGLEIDLNSVQTNIISVNFSGQITAAEFVQKMAEKGVKCNATGPYSVRLVTHLNISGSDVDRAISIIESIIKQS; encoded by the coding sequence ATGAGAGTTATTGATTTGCGTAGCGATACGGTTACTTTACCATGTGACAAAATGCGTGAAGCCATGGCAAATGCCGCTGTAGGGGACGATGTGTATGGTGAAGATCCAACGGTAAATGAGCTGCAGGTAAAAGCTGCCCAACTGGCAGGCAAGGAAGCTGCTCTTTTCGTGCCCAGCGGGACAGCGGGAAACCTGATTGCCGTTTTAACGCATTCAGAACGTGGCCAAGAAGTTATTTTGGACAAGGAAGGCCATATTTACTACTACGAAGTTGGTTCTGCTGCCATGTTTGGTGGTGTTCAGCTAAACACGGTGGCGGGGTTGCTGTCCGAAAACGGCCCGGAAGTCTTAGCAAAAGCTTTCCGGCCGGCTAACCTTCATTTCCCGCCCACAGGGCTGGTATGCCTGGAAAACACTTTTAACCGCGGTGGCGGCACTGTTATGTCCGCTAAAACAATGAGTAAAATGTATAACATGTGCAAGGAAAGAAATTTGAATGTTCACTTGGACGGGGCACGAATATTCCATGCCGCCACCGCATCCGGGGTCAATGTAAAGGAATTCACCCGGTCCTGTGACAGCGTAATGTTTTGTCTGTCTAAAGGATTAGGGGCACCGGTGGGGTCATTGTTGGCCGGTTCAGAAGAATTTATTGAAAAGGCACTCCGTTACCGTAAAGCTCTGGGGGGAGGTTTACGGCAGGCAGGTATACTTGCTGCCGCTGGTTTAGTGGCACTGGAGAATATTACAAGGCTGTCGGAAGACCATGCTAATGCCGGGCGCCTGGCCCAAGCTTTAAACGATTTGCCCGGTCTTGAAATAGATTTGAATTCTGTACAGACCAATATTATCTCAGTAAACTTCTCGGGACAAATTACCGCAGCTGAATTTGTTCAAAAAATGGCGGAAAAGGGCGTAAAATGCAACGCTACAGGCCCTTACTCGGTTCGCCTGGTGACGCATCTAAATATATCCGGCAGTGATGTTGATAGGGCAATATCCATTATAGAAAGTATTATAAAACAAAGTTAG
- a CDS encoding phosphohydrolase produces the protein MKIFAISDLHLSFCKQVRPGNWTDVKEYKPMSEIDGKWINHARRIYENWVETVSDDDVVLVAGDISWAMNLEEASPDLDFLGTLPGRIITVQGNHDYWWQGISKVRNKAPDNMHFIQNDHVSINGVAVCGTRGWLCPNGTYFKASDEKIYRRELMRLENSLQSVVKEGMEKFDDLIVMMHYMPTNEKHNYSGFIEIFEKYGVQKVIYGHLHARACGYRLPDRAWGVRFILTSADYVGFEPYYIGDY, from the coding sequence TTGAAAATATTCGCCATTAGCGACCTGCACCTTTCCTTCTGTAAGCAAGTTAGACCTGGCAATTGGACGGATGTTAAGGAATACAAACCCATGAGTGAAATAGATGGTAAGTGGATTAACCATGCCCGGCGTATTTATGAAAATTGGGTGGAAACCGTGTCAGATGACGATGTGGTACTGGTTGCCGGGGATATTTCATGGGCTATGAACCTGGAAGAGGCATCGCCGGATTTGGATTTCCTCGGCACGCTTCCAGGCAGGATTATAACTGTGCAGGGCAATCACGACTATTGGTGGCAGGGCATTTCTAAAGTGCGAAATAAAGCACCGGACAACATGCATTTTATTCAAAATGACCACGTCAGTATTAATGGTGTTGCTGTATGTGGCACACGGGGATGGCTGTGTCCCAACGGAACCTATTTCAAAGCATCCGACGAAAAAATATATCGCCGGGAATTAATGCGTTTGGAAAACTCCCTTCAAAGCGTAGTTAAAGAAGGCATGGAGAAGTTTGACGATTTAATAGTAATGATGCATTATATGCCTACCAATGAGAAACACAACTATTCGGGTTTTATTGAAATTTTCGAAAAATACGGAGTGCAAAAAGTTATTTACGGTCACTTACATGCCAGGGCCTGTGGTTACCGGTTGCCTGACCGAGCATGGGGAGTTCGCTTTATACTTACCAGTGCGGACTATGTGGGTTTTGAGCCATATTATATTGGCGATTATTAA
- a CDS encoding metal ABC transporter permease has protein sequence MQNAFIVGVVVGVLCPVVGLFITLRRLSLVADALSHLCLSGVAAALLAGTHPVITASAFAVGGGLLLERLRIAYKDYAELSIAVILSGGVALAAVFMGLAGGFNANFMGYLFGSLMVLNSFDMWIITGIGITVLFLIFLFYKELFYTTFDDEAAQVSGIPVKALGMGFMVLTALTIAVAMKTVGVLLVSSLMILPVAASLRLAVSFRSALLLSVLFSELSVALGLFISFYLNLPPGGTIILTSIAILITVLLVNKKGKVGK, from the coding sequence ATGCAAAATGCCTTTATTGTAGGGGTGGTTGTAGGGGTTTTATGTCCTGTGGTTGGGCTGTTTATCACCCTGCGCCGGTTGTCACTGGTAGCCGATGCCTTGTCACACCTTTGCTTGTCCGGAGTAGCGGCAGCCTTATTGGCCGGCACCCATCCTGTGATTACAGCGTCAGCGTTTGCAGTGGGGGGAGGACTGCTCTTGGAAAGACTGCGTATAGCCTATAAGGATTATGCCGAGCTTTCCATTGCTGTCATATTGTCCGGTGGTGTTGCACTTGCCGCTGTTTTTATGGGACTTGCCGGAGGCTTTAATGCTAATTTTATGGGTTATCTTTTCGGCAGCCTTATGGTTTTAAACTCTTTCGACATGTGGATCATTACCGGGATTGGGATTACCGTACTTTTTTTAATTTTTCTCTTTTATAAAGAATTGTTCTATACAACTTTTGACGATGAAGCAGCTCAGGTCAGTGGTATACCGGTCAAGGCTTTAGGGATGGGGTTTATGGTTCTTACGGCTTTAACCATTGCCGTGGCTATGAAGACTGTAGGAGTTTTATTAGTAAGTTCTCTAATGATATTGCCGGTTGCTGCAAGTTTGCGATTAGCTGTAAGTTTTCGTTCCGCCCTTTTATTGTCTGTATTATTTAGTGAATTATCGGTTGCTCTTGGCCTTTTTATATCTTTCTACTTAAATTTACCTCCTGGTGGTACCATTATACTTACATCTATTGCCATCTTGATAACCGTTTTACTGGTTAATAAAAAGGGAAAGGTGGGTAAATAA
- a CDS encoding UDP-4-amino-4,6-dideoxy-N-acetyl-beta-L-altrosamine transaminase, which yields MADKPAVAGGKPLREELLPQVKPSIKEDDKQAVEQVLDYDILKDGPVVKEFEQEFARYVGASYAYAVSSGPAGIHIALMAAAVGHMEEVITSALVHPSTPSAIKHQGGMQTFADIDPQTYNMDPQELRKVMSLRTVAVMPVHFAGRPCDMEAIADIAQENQVEVIEDASHALGAEFKGKKIGSISPLTVFSFDGPQGVYTGEGGMVVTDSEELHAWLSVFGSGGIVTERERLLRSKEPWHFEMQDRGFYYRMNEMQAALGLRQLGRADWFLTRRREIAETYNHAFAGMQQFFTPATFDDGKHAWYYYIIALRPENLKATRLEIYNALRAENIGVGVQHMPAHMHPYFKWVGHPDICNLEGSLAPKAEGLYDIFLSLPLFPAMSRQDADDVVEAIYKVMTYYAV from the coding sequence ATGGCAGATAAACCGGCAGTGGCCGGGGGAAAACCGCTCAGGGAAGAACTGCTTCCCCAGGTCAAACCCAGCATAAAAGAAGATGATAAACAGGCAGTTGAACAGGTTTTGGATTATGATATATTAAAAGACGGCCCAGTGGTTAAAGAATTCGAGCAGGAATTTGCCCGTTATGTCGGAGCCAGTTATGCTTATGCAGTTTCTTCGGGGCCCGCAGGCATACATATAGCGTTAATGGCGGCAGCAGTAGGACATATGGAAGAAGTAATAACAAGTGCCCTTGTTCATCCTTCTACTCCAAGTGCCATTAAACACCAGGGTGGAATGCAGACCTTTGCGGATATAGATCCACAAACATATAACATGGATCCCCAAGAACTACGGAAGGTAATGAGCCTGCGAACTGTTGCGGTAATGCCGGTTCATTTCGCCGGGCGCCCGTGTGATATGGAAGCTATTGCGGACATTGCCCAGGAAAACCAGGTGGAAGTGATTGAGGATGCTTCCCATGCCCTGGGGGCAGAATTTAAGGGTAAAAAAATCGGTAGCATTAGTCCTTTAACGGTATTTAGTTTTGACGGGCCGCAGGGAGTGTATACGGGCGAGGGTGGTATGGTTGTAACAGATTCGGAGGAACTTCACGCTTGGCTTTCTGTCTTTGGCAGCGGGGGAATAGTAACCGAACGAGAACGACTTCTTCGGAGTAAAGAGCCGTGGCATTTTGAAATGCAGGATAGGGGTTTCTATTACCGGATGAATGAAATGCAGGCCGCCTTAGGATTAAGACAGCTTGGGCGTGCTGACTGGTTTCTGACCAGGCGGCGGGAAATTGCAGAAACATATAATCATGCTTTTGCCGGTATGCAGCAATTCTTTACGCCTGCAACCTTTGATGATGGTAAACATGCCTGGTACTATTATATTATTGCGCTACGCCCCGAAAACTTAAAAGCAACTCGTTTAGAAATATACAATGCCTTACGGGCCGAAAATATAGGGGTGGGGGTGCAGCACATGCCTGCTCATATGCATCCGTACTTTAAATGGGTAGGGCATCCCGACATTTGTAATCTGGAAGGTAGTTTGGCCCCTAAGGCCGAGGGACTTTACGATATATTTTTATCTTTACCGCTGTTTCCGGCTATGTCCCGGCAGGATGCAGATGATGTGGTAGAAGCTATATACAAAGTTATGACCTATTATGCTGTTTGA
- a CDS encoding aminodeoxychorismate/anthranilate synthase component II codes for MIILLDNYDSFVYNLYQYIRELGVAVEVFRNDEITVSEVEVRIPTHIVLSPGPCTPNEAGISVELVRAFAGKCPILGVCLGHQSIGQAFGGKVIRARRPVHGKSSLIRHDGKGVYNGLVSPLAAARYHSLVVQDEGLPNILQAVSYSADGELMGIRHRRFTVEGVQFHPESILTGEGKRILANFLAWRGGEWIANLAAGQAS; via the coding sequence ATGATCATACTCCTTGATAACTATGATTCCTTCGTTTACAATCTCTACCAGTATATCCGCGAATTAGGGGTAGCAGTGGAAGTTTTTCGTAATGATGAAATAACAGTGAGTGAGGTTGAGGTCAGAATACCTACCCATATTGTCCTCTCTCCGGGGCCGTGCACGCCGAATGAAGCCGGTATCTCAGTGGAATTGGTTCGAGCATTTGCAGGTAAGTGCCCCATTTTAGGTGTATGTTTAGGGCACCAATCCATAGGACAGGCCTTCGGGGGGAAAGTGATTAGGGCCAGGCGTCCTGTGCACGGAAAAAGCTCCCTTATTAGGCACGACGGTAAGGGTGTATATAACGGGTTGGTGTCTCCCCTTGCAGCCGCCCGTTATCATTCTTTAGTGGTACAGGATGAAGGGTTGCCAAATATTTTGCAGGCTGTATCTTATAGCGCAGACGGAGAATTGATGGGTATAAGGCACCGGCGCTTTACCGTGGAGGGCGTTCAATTCCACCCTGAATCAATACTAACCGGAGAAGGAAAAAGGATTTTGGCAAACTTCCTTGCGTGGCGTGGGGGTGAGTGGATTGCCAATCTTGCCGCTGGTCAAGCGTCTTAA